The Anopheles gambiae chromosome 2, idAnoGambNW_F1_1, whole genome shotgun sequence genomic sequence CCAGCAgagccgtgtgtgtgtctggagGTAGTTTCTACAACACctcctcccacacacacacacaaagaccaCCCGTTTTGTACCATCCCTCTGCTTCTGGGCAACCTTATCGGATAAGAAACAAAGTTCAAAGCCCGCCTCAACATGGGGAAGCTGCTGTCGAAAATTTTCGGCAACAAGGAAATGCGAATCCTGATGCTGGGACTGGATGCTGCCGGCAAAACAAGTGAGTAGCAGTGGAAGAAACGATTCTTTATAGTTCTACCGTTTAGTAGACTCGGTTCCTAACCGCCAAAACCCCTTTCCtcatttgtttcattgcaGCTATACTGTATAAGCTAAAGTTAGGTCAATCGGTAACCACAATTCCAACGGTCGGCTTCAACGTCGAAACCGTAACGTACAAGAACGTCAAATTCAACGTGTGGGACGTTGGTGGGCAGGACAAAATCCGACCCTTATGGAGGCACTACTATACGGGTAAGTGTGTTGTTCGGGTGTTGTTTTCTTGTATCGATCATCGTTTTGTATTAATCTTGTTTTCAACATTCGCTTGTCGTTTTTGTAGGTACTCAAGGATTAATTTTCGTGGTGGACTGTGCGGACCGCGACCGGATAGATGAAGCGCGGCAGGAGCTGCACCGGATAATAAATGATCGCGAGATGCGGGATGCGATCATACTGATATTTGCAAACAAGCAAGACCTGCCAGAAGGTGAGCCAaaggggttgttgttttttgcattgTAACGTTCCTTTTAAGGGGTTTATAGCCCGACACGTTGAGTAATACTCCCGAGCGGTTAAGACAAAGCTCGACAAGGTCGGCCAGCTGAGCAGGAAATCACTATCAGGTGTCTTCAGGCGCTGTTTGGCAATCGGGCCTTTGTATTGTATTGGGGAGGAATGAAAATTCCAGTGCAATATATGAAGTGCAAATTGCGATTAGATTACACTATCGGTCACTTTTGGTTTGGTGGTGTTTGGCCCTATCTTTTCGTGTATTACGTGACGAGATACGCTTTTTTGGCTTCGCTTAGCACCAACCCAACCGCTTAATCTGGCAATTCATGATGAAGTGTCCAAAGTGTTTTACAACACGAATTACTAAACCGATTCATGTGCGATATAGTTGAAGATCACAATCGTTTCGGACACATTGAAAGCACTAATTCTGATATCAATCTCAAGAAAATTGGCGTTACATTGTCGGACGAACCAACCAATCAATCCCTCCCCCCCAATTAGCTTGATTGCCTGTGCTTTGCTGTGAATGTATTCTAACCATCCTTCCTCCCTCTTGCCTTTTCAGCAATGAAACCTCACGAAATTCAGGAAAAGCTTGGCCTGACGCGAATACGCGACCGGAACTGGTACGTGCAGCCCTCCTGTGCCACCACCGGCGACGGTCTGTACGAGGGACTAACGTGGCTAACGTCCAACCACAAATTATGAGAATAATTGTAAGCATCGCAACGGGACTGGCACACTACAACCCATTcggacctgctgctgctgctgagcgcCCTGTGGTGGTTGTTGCGAAGCCGTCTTAGCAGCAAGAACAtcccacaaaacacacacacacacccgcgcaAGCTCACAtctatacatatatatttaaACATATGCAGAAAAGCACATGAAATCCTCCTCCAGCGCCTGTTTCAGCTTCTCCCTCGTCTCGACAACCCGccatcctcct encodes the following:
- the LOC1270190 gene encoding ADP-ribosylation factor 6; this encodes MGKLLSKIFGNKEMRILMLGLDAAGKTTILYKLKLGQSVTTIPTVGFNVETVTYKNVKFNVWDVGGQDKIRPLWRHYYTGTQGLIFVVDCADRDRIDEARQELHRIINDREMRDAIILIFANKQDLPEAMKPHEIQEKLGLTRIRDRNWYVQPSCATTGDGLYEGLTWLTSNHKL